A window of the Streptomyces griseochromogenes genome harbors these coding sequences:
- a CDS encoding FMN-binding glutamate synthase family protein gives MHARRIGAAAATALAVLAARDLTQKKHALLRNFPVIGHARYLLEKIGPELRQYIVTSNEEERPFSRDQRTWIYASAKEENNYFGFGTEVDVEHVQGHAYLKQRTFAGTLPDTHDPQASLPSAKVLGGPRGRAKAFRPASVVNISAMSFGSLSGAAITALNKGAALAGTMHNTGEGGLSPYHRNGGDLVLQIGTAYFGCRNEDGSFNLDKLKDVVSGAPVRAIEIKLSQGAKPGLGGMLPGAKVTPEIAAIRGIPVGKDCASPSRHTAFNDVDSMLDFAELIATETGLPVGVKSAVGEMGFWRELATLMARGDRGVDFVTVDGGEGGTGAAPRIFADSVSLPYRMGFSRVYGTFAELGLTDELTFIGSGKLGLPENAAVAFALGADMINVAREAMLSIGCIQAQKCHTDTCPTGIATQNPWLARGLDPASKATRAAVYLRTLRKELLKVSAAVGVAHPGLITANDIEIMNGDYEARTLAGVYGYKDGWGELGPHLADEITALLTTKPAAVHKPVV, from the coding sequence ATGCACGCCCGGAGGATCGGCGCAGCCGCCGCAACAGCGTTGGCGGTCCTGGCTGCCCGCGACCTCACCCAGAAGAAGCACGCACTGCTCCGGAACTTCCCGGTCATCGGGCACGCCCGGTACCTGTTGGAGAAGATCGGGCCGGAGCTGCGGCAGTACATCGTGACGTCCAACGAGGAGGAGCGCCCGTTCAGTCGTGACCAGCGCACCTGGATCTATGCGTCGGCGAAGGAGGAGAACAACTACTTCGGGTTCGGAACCGAAGTCGACGTCGAGCACGTGCAGGGGCACGCCTACCTGAAGCAGCGCACGTTCGCCGGCACTCTGCCCGACACGCACGACCCGCAGGCGTCACTGCCCTCCGCCAAGGTGCTGGGCGGGCCGCGCGGGCGCGCCAAGGCGTTCCGGCCGGCGAGTGTGGTGAACATCTCTGCGATGAGTTTCGGATCGCTCTCCGGCGCGGCCATCACGGCGCTCAACAAGGGGGCGGCGCTGGCGGGCACGATGCACAACACGGGCGAGGGCGGTCTCTCGCCGTACCACCGCAACGGCGGCGACCTCGTCCTTCAGATCGGTACCGCGTACTTCGGCTGCCGCAACGAGGACGGCAGCTTCAACCTCGACAAGCTCAAGGACGTGGTCTCCGGCGCCCCGGTCAGGGCGATAGAGATCAAGCTCTCCCAGGGCGCCAAGCCGGGGCTGGGCGGGATGCTGCCGGGCGCGAAGGTGACCCCGGAGATCGCCGCGATCCGCGGCATCCCGGTCGGCAAGGACTGTGCGTCCCCGTCGCGGCACACCGCGTTCAACGACGTCGACTCGATGCTCGACTTCGCGGAGCTGATCGCCACCGAGACCGGTCTGCCGGTCGGGGTCAAGAGCGCGGTCGGTGAGATGGGTTTCTGGCGGGAGCTGGCCACGCTGATGGCGCGGGGTGACCGTGGTGTCGACTTCGTGACCGTCGACGGCGGTGAGGGCGGCACCGGGGCGGCGCCGAGGATCTTCGCCGACTCGGTGTCGCTGCCGTACCGGATGGGTTTCTCCCGGGTCTACGGCACCTTCGCCGAACTGGGGCTCACCGACGAGCTGACCTTCATCGGCTCCGGCAAGCTCGGCCTGCCCGAGAACGCCGCGGTCGCCTTCGCTCTGGGCGCCGACATGATCAACGTGGCCCGTGAGGCGATGCTGTCCATCGGCTGCATCCAGGCACAGAAGTGCCACACCGACACGTGTCCCACCGGCATCGCAACCCAGAACCCGTGGCTGGCCCGCGGCCTGGACCCGGCCTCGAAGGCCACCCGGGCCGCTGTCTACCTGCGCACCCTACGCAAGGAGCTGCTCAAGGTTTCGGCGGCCGTCGGCGTCGCCCACCCGGGACTCATCACGGCCAACGACATCGAGATCATGAACGGCGACTACGAGGCCCGCACCCTGGCCGGCGTCTACGGCTACAAGGACGGCTGGGGCGAACTCGGCCCGCACCTGGCCGATGAGATCACGGCACTGCTCACCACCAAGCCGGCCGCCGTCCACAAGCCGGTCGTCTGA
- a CDS encoding alpha/beta hydrolase family protein: MTEEVRFKSVVGPELAGSIDLPEGEIRGWGIFVHGFTLGRNSPAASRVSKQLAREGIGMLRYDNLGIGDSDGDWGDGSFTIKVQDTVRAAALMAERGTPADLLVGHSWGGAAAIAAAAEATGVRAVATIGAPADPSHVERQYDAVMERVLNKGSHEWFVGGRTLVLKRAFVDDVHQARLRDRIRELHLPLLVMHSPTDNTVDIANAGEIFREARHPRSFISLEGADHLLTARGQAQRAAHIISAWADQYIHRSRPGGKDM; the protein is encoded by the coding sequence ATGACTGAAGAAGTGAGATTCAAGAGCGTCGTCGGCCCCGAACTGGCCGGGTCGATCGACCTGCCCGAAGGCGAGATCCGGGGCTGGGGAATCTTCGTCCACGGATTCACACTCGGCAGGAACTCGCCGGCCGCCTCGCGCGTCAGCAAGCAGCTGGCACGCGAGGGGATCGGGATGCTGCGCTACGACAACCTCGGGATCGGAGACTCCGACGGCGACTGGGGGGACGGTTCCTTCACCATCAAGGTCCAGGACACGGTCCGTGCAGCCGCTTTGATGGCGGAGCGAGGAACTCCAGCAGACCTGCTGGTGGGGCACTCGTGGGGAGGCGCCGCCGCCATCGCCGCCGCGGCCGAGGCAACCGGCGTCCGCGCGGTCGCCACGATCGGGGCGCCTGCCGACCCCAGCCACGTCGAGAGACAGTACGACGCGGTCATGGAACGCGTTCTCAACAAAGGTTCGCACGAATGGTTCGTCGGCGGGAGGACCCTGGTCCTCAAGCGTGCCTTCGTCGACGACGTCCACCAAGCTCGCCTGCGCGACCGGATACGCGAGTTGCACCTGCCGCTACTCGTCATGCATTCGCCCACCGACAACACCGTCGACATCGCCAACGCCGGGGAGATCTTCCGCGAGGCACGCCACCCGCGAAGCTTCATCTCGCTCGAAGGAGCAGACCATCTCCTGACCGCACGAGGACAAGCGCAGCGAGCCGCTCACATCATCAGCGCCTGGGCCGACCAGTACATCCACAGGTCACGGCCCGGAGGAAAAGACATGTGA
- a CDS encoding papain-like cysteine protease family protein: MSTTTRGRRRLASAVLAAVAVLTPALVPTATAHAAPHAVAHRAVPAAKRLNITMQAQEHSNWCWAASGNTIASWFGRNYTQNQFCDAAFNRPQGSTCGNWQAALDDVQNALDWMGINPGTYVRGYLRYGTVQNEISADRPVETRIEWSSGGGHMHVLYGYDTSDNQVYWGDPWPSNYRYNWGDYDYYVTNNSFTWTHSLYGIGA, from the coding sequence ATGTCCACTACCACCCGGGGCCGTAGACGGCTGGCGTCAGCGGTCCTCGCGGCCGTCGCCGTCCTGACTCCCGCCCTCGTGCCAACGGCCACCGCTCACGCCGCTCCCCACGCCGTCGCCCACCGTGCCGTTCCCGCCGCCAAGCGCCTCAACATCACCATGCAGGCGCAGGAGCACAGCAACTGGTGCTGGGCGGCGAGCGGCAACACCATCGCGTCGTGGTTCGGGCGCAACTACACCCAGAACCAGTTCTGTGACGCCGCTTTCAACCGGCCCCAGGGCAGCACCTGCGGCAACTGGCAAGCGGCGTTGGACGACGTGCAGAACGCCCTCGACTGGATGGGCATCAACCCCGGTACGTACGTCAGAGGGTATCTGCGCTACGGCACCGTGCAGAACGAGATCAGTGCCGACCGCCCCGTCGAGACGCGCATCGAGTGGAGCTCCGGGGGCGGACACATGCATGTGCTGTACGGCTACGACACCTCTGACAACCAAGTCTACTGGGGCGACCCGTGGCCCTCCAACTACCGCTACAACTGGGGTGATTACGACTACTACGTGACCAACAACTCGTTCACGTGGACCCACTCGCTCTACGGGATCGGAGCGTGA
- a CDS encoding protein kinase domain-containing protein, producing the protein MLATRGSTVDRTRCLGGRYRLEQMLGQGGMAEVWLAYDLLLFRSVAVKMLRPELAADAEHWARFRREAVSAALLGHPSIVAVYDAGEDMADGAPAPYLVMEYVEGITLLQLVREKRITGPEHALELTVGVLEALEHAHHHGIVHRDIKSANAMVSHEGMVKVMDFGIARSTDLTETALTQTSMVVGTAEYLSPEQARGEQVDRRTDLYSTGCLLYELLTGLPPFTGDTPLAVAMKHVSEPPVPPSAHVPGLPGAYDTLVLRALSKDRAERYQTAEEMHDAIGEILAARPTAVAPPLPVPSATVQQTRHLPHQGSPKTRPMRRRRIRRALQATAALLTAGLATYMISGWQAPARPSVSAPSLVGMTMAEARSRAQVAGVRIHVRHRVCPQPATPGQVCEQMPSPGVQVSRDAIVRVTLSLGTPQ; encoded by the coding sequence ATGCTGGCGACGAGGGGGAGCACAGTGGATCGCACACGTTGTCTGGGCGGGCGCTACCGTCTGGAACAGATGTTGGGCCAGGGGGGAATGGCCGAGGTATGGCTCGCGTACGATCTGCTGCTGTTTCGCTCGGTCGCGGTGAAGATGCTGCGTCCGGAACTGGCGGCCGATGCCGAACACTGGGCACGCTTCCGCCGTGAGGCCGTCTCGGCCGCACTGCTCGGCCATCCGTCCATTGTCGCGGTCTACGACGCAGGCGAGGACATGGCGGATGGAGCACCCGCCCCTTATCTGGTGATGGAGTACGTCGAAGGCATCACGCTGCTCCAGCTGGTGCGCGAGAAGCGGATCACCGGGCCCGAGCACGCTCTGGAGCTCACCGTCGGCGTCCTGGAAGCGCTCGAGCATGCTCACCACCATGGCATCGTCCACCGGGACATCAAGTCGGCGAACGCCATGGTCTCTCACGAGGGCATGGTGAAAGTGATGGACTTCGGCATAGCCCGTTCGACGGATCTGACGGAAACAGCCCTCACCCAGACGTCGATGGTTGTGGGCACAGCGGAGTACCTCTCACCGGAGCAGGCTCGAGGCGAGCAGGTGGACCGTAGAACCGACCTGTACTCGACCGGCTGTCTCCTGTACGAACTGCTCACTGGCCTACCCCCGTTCACCGGTGACACACCGCTGGCCGTGGCCATGAAGCACGTCTCGGAACCGCCCGTGCCTCCGTCCGCCCACGTACCAGGGCTCCCCGGCGCTTACGACACCCTGGTGCTCCGCGCACTCTCCAAGGATCGCGCGGAGCGGTATCAGACGGCCGAAGAGATGCACGACGCCATCGGGGAGATACTTGCAGCCCGCCCCACAGCAGTCGCCCCGCCGCTGCCGGTACCGTCGGCGACGGTCCAGCAGACGCGGCATCTGCCGCATCAGGGCTCGCCGAAGACGCGCCCCATGCGTCGACGACGCATCCGCAGGGCCCTCCAGGCAACCGCGGCACTGCTGACAGCCGGCCTGGCCACTTACATGATCAGCGGGTGGCAGGCTCCGGCTCGGCCTTCCGTCTCGGCGCCGTCACTTGTCGGCATGACGATGGCCGAAGCCCGATCGCGCGCTCAGGTGGCAGGGGTGCGCATCCACGTGCGGCACCGGGTGTGTCCCCAGCCCGCCACACCCGGCCAGGTGTGCGAGCAGATGCCTTCACCCGGGGTTCAGGTGTCACGTGACGCCATCGTGCGGGTCACCCTGTCTCTCGGCACGCCTCAGTAG
- a CDS encoding ATP-binding protein has product MTDSPHPSAGLSQHCSHQALLTLPAQEAHVSAARHFAADLLETWSVPASERDSAVLIIDELAANAAQYGRERMTLLLVLDHDTLHIVVSDSGTAVERPRPDIDPDEHGRGTGIVQYLAQSTEVHQTRSGREVRACLRCSA; this is encoded by the coding sequence GTGACCGATTCCCCCCACCCGAGCGCGGGGCTGTCCCAACACTGCAGCCACCAGGCGCTGCTCACCCTGCCCGCGCAGGAGGCGCACGTCTCCGCCGCTCGTCACTTCGCGGCCGATCTGCTGGAGACCTGGAGCGTTCCCGCGAGCGAACGGGACTCCGCCGTTCTCATCATCGACGAACTCGCCGCCAACGCAGCCCAGTACGGGCGCGAGCGCATGACCCTGCTCCTCGTCCTCGACCACGACACCTTGCACATAGTGGTCAGTGACTCCGGAACGGCCGTGGAACGCCCTCGCCCCGACATCGATCCGGACGAACACGGCCGCGGCACTGGCATCGTCCAGTACCTCGCACAGTCGACCGAGGTCCACCAGACGCGCAGCGGCCGCGAAGTCCGCGCCTGCCTGAGGTGCTCGGCATGA
- a CDS encoding anti-sigma factor family protein — MSAEHDALRLALGGYVLGTLPPAEMEQVAAHLAGCAECRAEHAQLAGLPALLATVTEAEAAGQTVPTAGEDLADQLVARATERAQDSSPARPAVPQVPPVPQAGVLERLLQQAAARRRRTWRLQLAGAASSLVFIAAAAGGTWLAAVGSVGSQATQPGPTAPTAWRTFSGSDAATGVSASVKVSPSAWGSILQVSARGAPAGITCRLQAVGPGGARADGATWRAGEYPPGTTVPGAVAMSPGAIEHFEILAGNGQKLVTMLA, encoded by the coding sequence ATGAGTGCGGAGCACGACGCCCTCCGGCTGGCGCTGGGAGGATACGTCCTGGGCACACTGCCCCCGGCGGAAATGGAACAGGTGGCGGCCCACCTCGCGGGATGCGCCGAGTGCCGGGCAGAGCACGCCCAGCTGGCGGGACTGCCCGCGTTGCTGGCGACGGTGACCGAAGCCGAAGCCGCGGGCCAGACCGTGCCGACGGCCGGCGAGGACCTGGCCGACCAGTTGGTGGCGCGGGCCACCGAGCGCGCTCAGGACTCCTCGCCCGCACGGCCTGCGGTGCCGCAGGTGCCGCCGGTGCCACAGGCGGGTGTGCTGGAGAGGCTGCTCCAGCAGGCCGCGGCTCGGCGCCGCCGGACCTGGCGGCTGCAACTGGCCGGCGCCGCATCCTCCCTTGTGTTCATCGCGGCAGCGGCCGGCGGCACATGGCTGGCGGCTGTCGGATCGGTGGGAAGTCAGGCGACGCAGCCCGGGCCCACCGCGCCGACTGCCTGGCGCACCTTCTCCGGAAGTGATGCCGCCACCGGCGTCTCCGCCTCGGTGAAGGTCTCGCCCTCTGCCTGGGGCAGTATCCTGCAAGTCTCCGCCAGGGGGGCTCCCGCCGGAATCACTTGCCGGCTACAGGCGGTCGGGCCCGGCGGGGCCAGGGCGGACGGCGCTACGTGGCGGGCAGGAGAGTACCCTCCCGGCACCACGGTCCCAGGGGCGGTTGCCATGTCTCCGGGTGCCATCGAGCACTTCGAGATCCTCGCAGGCAACGGTCAGAAGCTGGTCACCATGCTGGCGTGA